Below is a genomic region from Acidobacteriota bacterium.
CTGCCAACGCTCACCGGATGTTTAGCATCGTTGTTCTTGACAATTGTTAGGCGAACGTCTTCGTTCAGCGGATCGCCAATCACAATATCTGCGGTGCGATAGACCTGGCCGATGAGCGGCGGGTTCTCTGTCACCGTAACTGTCGTTGTAAGGGGCGGCAGCGCAGCCGTAAACGAAGCTCTGATAGCATCGGCCAGAGCGTTCGCGGTTGCGATTGGCTTCTCCTTTGCGACGGTTGTAGTCTCAACTGTTTCATCAAACATAGCTCCAACACGTAGGCGGATAGAGATTTTTTTTCCCCCCACCGCACGTCGCGCCCAGCCGTTTGCGACCGCTATCATGTTCGCGGGAGCGGGAACTTCGCGAACCTGCTGTACCATTGTCAAACTTAGATTCGCCTGTGCGTAGAGCTCGCGCACGTACTTCAGGCAACTTCGGCGTGCTTGGTCAATTGTTGAAACCGGGACTCCCGTTTTGCCATTTTTTAGGATATGTACCGCCATCTTGGCGCGTTGCTTCGACTCGCCAACATCCAGCTCTTCTGTCGCGTGACACTTCGTAGCACCGGTGGCAGGACATTTTGAATACTCGTAGGTTGCGCGCACTCGCTGGTCCAGGATTTCGACGGCTTCATCGCCATCGTCTACGAGCGTACCAACTAGCAGAGTCTGCTCGTTAACAGACTTTTTGTCATCGTGGTCTACAACCAGGCGCAGATACTTGGAACGATAGGCAGGAGCCGAGCGTACTTTTTTGCACTTCAATGTTGTGATCCGACGGTCAGCTTCATGTCCCACGCTTGCAAACAAGATATGGTGATCAATCGTGCCATCAGCTGCGTACACTGGTCGGAGCGCCTCCAGACGAACATTTACAGTACCTCCTGCTGCTGGATCGACGACTTCCACTTTGAAAGTATCGCCGTCGCGATCTCCTTTTGAATCGAATCCAAATCCCGGCGGCAGATCAATATCAGTCCTAATGTTGCTCACATTCAGGACTAAAAGCGTGTCATCATCAGCGTATGTCTTTGTGCCCGAACCGTGCACAAAGCGAACAGAGAATGGAGGTGACGTGAGTTTGACGAAGGTCGAAGTAGTATCAGTTGATTTGGATTCGTCCTTGATGTCCCGTTCGGGGACGACGACGATGTCGCCGGGTTCGAGGTGGCGACTTGTAACAAAATCTTTGCCAGCATTCGCATCCCGCAAACGCTGACAGTGTTCGAATCCAGCTTCGATAGCCAGCAGGCAAAGCGAATCTCCGGATTCCGCTTTCAGTTTCAGTGGCGGTCCATTATCGACAACCGTCGCCATGCTGCAGTCTCCGTTGCCAAAATGAGGATTGATCGGGAGGTCTTATATCCGAAATCCGCCTCCCACGCAAGGAGTACGGACTGAGACATCCCTGCAATGGGGGCAAGACATTCGCCTGAGTGAACGTGTGTTTCGGCATTAGGCCGCCTTGTGAAGAGAACGTAAACCGGGTGGTCTGGAGATTGCTTCGTGACAGATTACATTCACGCGCCTAATTCGCCAACGGATTATCAAAATCGAACCCATACAGCCGAGGATTCTCCCCAATCACAGCAGCGGAAGTGATGTAGAACACGTAGTCGTAGGTCTCTTGCGGGATCTTGTCTTTGTGTTTGGAGAGTAGTTGCCAGAAGTTGCGGTCTTTTGGGTTAGCTGGCATGCTGCGGACTAATGGCAGCACCTGGTTTTCGCCCCAGTTGTAGCAGGCCATTACCAGGAAGCCGGAGGCTTGGGCGTCTGTGCTGTAGAGATCCTTCAGGTAGCGGGCTGCGGCTTTGGTGGCTTTTTCGTATTGATCTCGTTCATCGGAGGGGTCTGGCCGTCTGAGGTCGACCAGAGGCCCGAGGTGCAGGCTGTACTTCACTGCAGTTTCGGGAATGAATTGCCACATCCCTTTGGCGTAGCCCTTTCTTGTCATCGGACCGCTGATATACGGGTCGAAGTTGCTCTCCTGCAGTGCGAGATAAAAGAACTGCGGCGGAAGTCCCTGGGCCAATAGTTCATTCGCAATTTTGCTCGTGTATCCGTTTGCTTTTGCTGTCTGGATTGCCTTCGCGTACCTGCCTGAACCCTGCCACTTCTTGATGTACTTGTTAATTTCCTCGCTAAAACCCGGCGGCATATCTAATTCGCTCTCACCGAAGATGCGTGCGATGCGAAGTATGTTTCGATCCTGCTCCGTCATTTTGGGATTGTAGATATGCAAGGTCGCTAGAAAGTGGTCGTAGCTTTGCTCCACCTCTTTCCGCCGATTCCGATATTTCTGGATCTCGTCGAGGCCGATTTTACTGTCCGTCTGTGCTACCAGCCTCTCCAGGTTGGCTACATCGAGATCGAGAGACTTCATCGTGTAGAACAGCTCTTGCGCAACAGCTCTCTGCTTAAGACTCTGCTGGTGCTCATAAAAGGCAAACGCTCCAGCAAGTACCACGACAAATACAAGGGCCGCGATGATGCCTCCGTACTTCCTCTTCTGCTTGGCTTGAACATAGGCAAATGCCTGTCGCACACGAAACGTATGTTCACCAACCGTTTCGCCCTCAACCGACTTTCCGAAGTAGTGCTGAAGGTAATGCGCCAGCGAGGTATTTTTCTGGACCTCTGCTTTGCCCGGCTCGCCCCACTGGAGAACTGGTTTTGGGCTGGCCAGTTTCTCTACTTCAAAGTGAACCTCAGTGCCCTCATTTCCAAGCCGGATGGTTAACCTCTGTCCGATAGACATGTGCTGGATGCGCTGCCCACTGACATAAGTGCCGTTGCTGCTTTCCAGGTCTCGAACCCACCACTGGCCACTTTCAAAAGCGATCTCGGCATGATGACGGCTAACGTGTTCGTCTTTGATGCAAACGTCGCATTCGTCAAGACGTCCGATGCGGAACGATCGTTGGAACCTAAACTCCTGTCGCCGACCGGGACTCTTCTCAAAACTGATTTTCAGCAGAGGAACTAGACCGGCCTGTTTGGCGACAGACGACATGAGGGTTGGTAGTTTATAACAACGACTTGATGCTGGACTGACTTCGTCAGTCTTCTCAAAGCCGCGAAAATTCGTTACTTGGCTGCGCAACGCAAGCCATCCAAAAATCCTTTTCTGAAGACCTGGGCGCCTTGTGTGTCGAGCTCGTAGCGCACAGCAGTGCGTGCGCCTTCACTGATGCTTTTGTGGCCGAACTGAAGTTGCAGGGGCCACTCTAGCGTGGCGGGATTTCCTCCGGTCCAGTCGGCACTCTGGAAGAACTCGAACAGTGACCATGGACCTTGTCCCGTGAGAGGTGGCAGCGTTACGGCTCCTGAGGTTGCGGTTAGCGACACGCTTGATGTGTCACTGCCAGTCCACACGAACTGTTGGCGGGCGGCGCTGGCCAGGGTCTGGCCATCGATCACGATCGTCGCCTGATCGATTCCTTTGCTTGGCAGTTGGCGTAGTGCGAAGGTTAGGTGGATCGTCGGTGAATTGTTCGGAAACAGCGTCTCGCTGAACTGGGCTGCCCTCTCCATGAAGCTCACAAAACGAGGTGAGACCGGGACTGTACCGGTGGGAATGAATTGATTTCCCTGGCGCTGGAGAATGCTCTTGAGCTGTGAGTCGTAGAGCGTCCACAGCCTTCCCGTTTGGGGACGGAACAGATCCTGTACCTCCTGCAAAGTGGCTCTTTGGCTTGCCTTGGGATTGAACGGGTATTTCGCCGTTACCTGATTCACAATGTGGCATGCGTCGTCCGCGCCCATGGCTCCGGCGGCAGACAGGGCCGCCTCGGTCTTGATGATCGGATCATCCATCAGCTGCTTTACATGCGCGTCAATTCGGCCTTGGGTATCGATGCGGAAGCCCTGAGCGATTTGCGTAACCGTGCCGTGCGCAGTAGAGGCCGCCTGCGAGCCCTGCCCCAAAAGTGCCGGATCGGGCTTAGGAGCACTCGACACTGCAGTAATCACCGATGTCAACTGCGACAGAGCGCCCATATACACCTGGTTCCCCGGACCTAGCAACTTTTCCTGGCTCGAATCCTTAGCCAACGTCTGCACCGAGTCGAAGACCTCGCGAATTGCGGGCGCCTCCACTGCGGTATTTTCTTTTGCCAGCCAGAAGAGCGCCAAAAGGGGAGAGTCATTGCCGATGAGGCGCGAGAGCTTATCTGCTGCATCTTTCAGATCCTGGTAGTTGACTACGTGCGCGGATCTGAGGAATGCGCGCCACTTTGCCGCATAGTCACTGTAGTACCGGATGGGCAACTGCGATCGCAATGATTCCAATGAGATATTCAGCGCGGTCTGGGGACCTAAGACCCACTCTTCTCCCCTGAATTTTTCAGGATTCTGCATGGACTTCTCCATGGCCTGAAATGCATTTTTCGTAAAGGCTGCGGGAACCTCATAGGTGTCGACGACGACCTGTGCCGATCCGGGAAACTGGCGGTTGAAGTTGATGCCGGATTTTCCGCGTGCGGCATCATCGAGCATTGCCTGATAGACGGTCTCGATACCGCTGAACTGCTTCAGATAAGTCCGGCTTCGCTCCACAGCCACTGTGTCGATTTCAGACGAGTACGGATTCGCCGCAATCAGCTCGGCGGAGTAGAACGCAAACTGTTTGCGGATCAAGTCCTGTGTGGCTGGGTCCGTCGTGCGCCGGAAGGTATTCGAGCGTTCCAGCAAGGCCGGAACAAACCCAGTCCAATCGGCCTTCTCATGATGCGACGTGGTTATCAAGTAAGTCTTCAGCGTCGTGTACATCTGCTGAAAGTCATCGCTGCTGCGCGTCGCCGGAGGCTGCTTCAGACTAACCAACATGTTTGCCTGGCCGGAAGAGAGGAGTAGGCGTTGGAAATAACGGATGTACAGTGCGTGTGCGTCTGGATAGATGCGATCTCCGGAATAAAGACCCAGGCGATAACCGAATGGCGCTCCGTCTTTCTCGTACGACTGCAGATCAGCGAGCCCCGCGCGCATCTTCTCGAGCTCCTGTAATTGATCCAGAGAAGGCGTGTCGGTCGGAGCAGGAGAAGTCTTTGCGAGAGATTCGGCGGAGGCCGCGATACTCTGCTCGAGCGAGCGATTGTTGGAAAAGGAAATCGCAGCGAGCATAAGCACCACTAGACAAAGCAGCGCTGCGATTCCAAACAGAATGCGGCGCGTAACTTGCACGTGCGCGCTCTCGCCACTCGCGCCCAGCGCTCCGCGATCGCGCAGAATGACTTCATTGAACAAGTGCGGCAGGAAGGTCCATTCCGGGACTTTGCGCGATTGCACGACTCGCGCCGCGGGCTGAGCTTGTGCCTGGACCTGAATATCGGAGGTTCGGAACATTCGTGTCGCCCCTCCGCCGGCGCTCGCAAGCGCGGCGGAAGTGGCTGGGGCAGCAGCCGCGACAGACTCCATTATGATTACGGGCCTTATGCCAGAGAAGTAATAACCGCGCAGAAAGCAGTTGGAGCCGAGTTGTGTGGGTTTCGTCAGCTCGATGAGAAATGGGGAAACGACACTGCGCAGTTTGCGGAGTTCGCGGGGAAACTCATAGAGCGATGGCAGGCGTTCAGCCGCGGCTTCGCGCGGCAGGTATTCGATGCGTTTCTCGGAAAGTGAATAGACAAGCTGATCAAAAGTCTGGTTAACGCGATTGTTCTCTTCTTCAACGAAGAGACCTTGACCGCCTTTGCGCCGGGGAAGCGTTACTCCCAAGATTTCGCCGGATTCCGATTGAGTCAAATTTGAAACAAATTCAGTAAAGTGCGGCAACCGGTCCATGCGCGTGAAGAGCGTGTACACCGGGAAATCCGCACCCAGGGAAGCGGCCATTTGCCTTAGGGACGAGGCGAAGCGCCGTGCTGAAGCAGCGAGGGCATCGCCGCCGGACGCAAACTTTTCGCTGTCGAAGCACATGAGCACCGCGCGGGAGGCAAATTGTCCCTTCCCAAATGCGGACTTTATCTGGCTTGGACGCGTTTTTTGCAGAACACGAGCCCAGCTCCCGGCATCGGACGCAATCCTTGCTGAGACCTCGATAAACACCGTCTTGCGGGTAAACCACACATTAAGGACGCCGGTTGAAGCAACATCAGAGCCGTCATACACCTGCCCGGCGAGAAGCTCCGGCTCGAGTCCGGAATGCAGGATGACGGAGGTCTTTGCGCTTCCACTCTCGCCAAGAATAAAGATGACGGGCATGGACGCGATGGTCGTTGAAGCGGCCCGTGAGGCCTTTAGTTTCCTGTCCGCTTCCCTCAGCAGTACATCGATTTCAGTCCCGGCTGCGGCAACGCCCGCTCCGGACTCTTCCCGCTTCACCTTGCGATCAAACCAGAGAAACAGCCCGGCACCTGCGAGGCAGAGCAAGGAAAGGATTCCGCGAAGCACCCACACACTCGTACCCTGCAGGTGAAGGATCGAGCCGACCAGCCATGAAAGGACCAGGCAAACAAGCAGCACGACGGCCGTGATGATGTAAATCCCCATTTCGAGCCCCTTACAGGACGCTTGCGAGTTGCAGCGTCATGAATTCCCATTGCGACATTCGCAATTGGTTATGGACCGCGTCACTATCCGCCAATCCCGTGAAGTGTTGAAGCGCCAGAGATCAACCCAAACAAGAACGCGGCATAAGCAGCCAACGTAATGGCCGCAGTTGCTACGGCCGCGATCATGAGTCTGCTTACCCACGGGTCGGAACGCCTGGGGGGAGCCGCTTCGGAAGGTATAGCCCACTGCGGCGACAGAGGAGCGTTCGAGCCGCGAATCCGATGAATCTTGTCGCGAATGTTGTCCATGACAGCCCGCAGTTCGCCGGATGAACCCATCCCATAGCGACCACGGTAACCCAATAACAAGCTCAGATAGAAGACTTCGAGAATGTCGGCAGTCTCAGCAGAATCGCGGCGCGCCAGCAGTTGTTGCAAATACTGGAAGAACGCCTCTCCACCCATGTGCTGTCCGAACAGCTCCTCCTGAAACGGCAATCGCGACCAGGTGGAAAAGACAGGATTGGTGGAAGCTAAAACAGATTCGTCGAGAAAGGCGATGACGGAGAAAGCGGCGAGCTTTACGTCGTCAACGTTATAGCCTTTTTGTACTGCTTCCTGCGATGCAGTCTTCAGAGCATGGCGGATGTGATCGCGAAAGCTGTCGGCGCTCGGCACGGCTTGGCGATTGAATCGCAAGCGGACAATGGCGGTGAAGATCTCCTGAAAGCTAAGGGCCAGGTTCGATCTTCTTTCTATGGCTTGAGCCGACATGGTTCCTCCCTACTCTGAAAAACCCACAGTGCTAGCTGGATCGCCAGCGACTCTACAGGACAACCTGCAATTCAAGCTCGACTGACGGCAAATCGTCGTCCGGAACGTAGACGCCTACTTCTCGCGTGCTCGAGATGTGTTCCCAGCATGGCCCCATCTTGTCGAGCGAAAAGTATTGGAATTCAGCTTTCGGCGAAATTGCCGACGGGGGAACGGTAAGGTATCTCATCACCAGTCCGGGCAGTGCGCGGGTGACTAGTTTGCTGATCCACTCGTGCGAGCACACCTTCACAATCTCCGGGACTCGCCCGATCAGGCGCGCCTCACTCCCGGAAGAACGGATTCCCAGCACCCATGTCGAGCGACCAAAACAACGCTGATCCTGCACCACACCTCTATAAAAGTTACGCTGCACCGGCGTCAGCTGGATGTTAACCGTATTCGTGGGTACCAGGATTTCCAGGTGTCTACGAATATGAGCTTCCAGGACTCCGAAGCACTGTTCCAATTCACGGTGGTTGTAAAGCGGCAGACTGTCCGGATGCGAATCCATCCCAAAAGTGCACAGCTCACCGGCAATACGGGACAACTGTCCAAACAACTCTTCGGGATGACCACGCTTCGACGTGTACAGGTGCCTCAACGCCGCAATCGCGCTGTTCACCGTATGCAGAAACCAGAAATTTGCGACATCGAGCTGACGCGTGCCGGCCTGAAATACACCGGCGGCATTTTGCGTGCGCGAGAAAAACTTTTGCTTTTCCTGCAGGGTCTCTAGTAATCGCCGGATCATCCCCAGCAACGGTGAGCTGGCCGTAAGTTTCGTGCACGGAGGGATGAATTTGGGATCGTATACGAGATGCCCTCCTCCATCACGGCGGACCCGCGCTATTGGAATAGTTTGCAGCGAATCATTACACTCAGACTCAACCAGGATTCGGATATTCTTCTGCCCAACGCGAACCTCTTTTTCGTCGCTGCCGTTGTTTATGTCGGCCACGGCGCGCTTCACGGCCACGTAACGAGCTGACCCGTTTCGACCTTCCAGATCGCAGTTGGCCTGATTTGGCTGCCGTTTCGGAACGCCCAGCATTAATAACACTTCCTGGCTCAGAGGAGAAAATTGCTCACGAATGTCCCGCGACGCTGGTAACTCGTCTGATGAGGGCATGTCGAAGACTAATCCGTCTTCGAAAATTCCGTGGGCGCCAAGTAATAAGACGCGGCCGTTTTGAATCGCCGAATCATCCAGCTTGCAGGAAACCACGCCCCAAGGTTCAAACCAGCATTGCTCCACGGCGAAGTGGATGGAGTCTTCGAAGTACCGGCTCTGTGTTTGGAAGTGGTGGGGCCCAAGGTACATTCCCTCGGACCACACAACCCGGGAAAGTGATTTCATAACTTAATCCGCAGGCTTTGCCCGGGTCCCTGGTGAATGAAACTCGACAACACCACACTGACCTTCAAAGTGAAGGACCGAGGGTAAAAACTGAAGTGATTCGGGAACTGCATCGTATGCGGGTTCTCCTTTACTGTCAAGGACAACCAGAGTAAGCTGTCGCCTCGTACTTATATGTAAAAGCAGCCCCCATCAATCGAGGGATAGGTGTCAAGTAACGCGAATTCCAACCGAGAGGATGACGAGTTCTTTTCCCCAGGAACCGCCGATGACAAACCGAAGGCTCCTGGTTCGTTTACTCAGTCGTTCATGGCTACCGGCACTCCTACCGGACCAGCGTCTCTCTTAGATCCAAAGACTCCGGCATCTCCAACACCCTTTACCGCAGAGTTTGGAAACGTGAATTCGTTGGGCTCTTTCCCTGAGAGTGGCCCAGATTGCGTTCCGGCCCGGGTGAGCGGAGCCAGCCAACAATCCGCTTCTGCTGGATCTGGAGCATTCACGACAATGTTTGGGTCGAACGCGCCGGCTCAGAAGCAGTCTTCTGAACCCCAAACCGAGGTCACGCGCGTCTTCGATCGTCCGGCCACCAACCCGCCAGTTCCAAGTGAGGCAAGACCAAGCGAATCCAGAGAGATGTTTAGCTCGGCTCCACCAGCAGCACCTGAGAATACGCAGCCCTCAGTTGCTTCTAGTCCGTCTGGAGCGAAAACACCGAATTTTACGGAGCTTTTCAAATCTCCGGCTGCCGCAGCACCATCAACGCCGGCGGCGCAGGTGCCGCTCTCTCCTTTATCTGCTCAATCTGGAACAGGCAGATTCACTGAACTATTCAAAAACGAGTCGACTTTCGTCGCGCCGAAGCCGGTCTCATCACCGACACCCTTCTCGTCGGGGCCGAGCGGCTTTACGGGGCTGTTCAAAAGCTCCTCGATTTCAGCTCAGCCATCTGCGACGCCACCGACGACCGTACCGGCCACTGAGTCGACGGCAGGCGGATTTACG
It encodes:
- a CDS encoding DotU family type IV/VI secretion system protein, with translation MSAQAIERRSNLALSFQEIFTAIVRLRFNRQAVPSADSFRDHIRHALKTASQEAVQKGYNVDDVKLAAFSVIAFLDESVLASTNPVFSTWSRLPFQEELFGQHMGGEAFFQYLQQLLARRDSAETADILEVFYLSLLLGYRGRYGMGSSGELRAVMDNIRDKIHRIRGSNAPLSPQWAIPSEAAPPRRSDPWVSRLMIAAVATAAITLAAYAAFLFGLISGASTLHGIGG
- the tssK gene encoding type VI secretion system baseplate subunit TssK is translated as MKSLSRVVWSEGMYLGPHHFQTQSRYFEDSIHFAVEQCWFEPWGVVSCKLDDSAIQNGRVLLLGAHGIFEDGLVFDMPSSDELPASRDIREQFSPLSQEVLLMLGVPKRQPNQANCDLEGRNGSARYVAVKRAVADINNGSDEKEVRVGQKNIRILVESECNDSLQTIPIARVRRDGGGHLVYDPKFIPPCTKLTASSPLLGMIRRLLETLQEKQKFFSRTQNAAGVFQAGTRQLDVANFWFLHTVNSAIAALRHLYTSKRGHPEELFGQLSRIAGELCTFGMDSHPDSLPLYNHRELEQCFGVLEAHIRRHLEILVPTNTVNIQLTPVQRNFYRGVVQDQRCFGRSTWVLGIRSSGSEARLIGRVPEIVKVCSHEWISKLVTRALPGLVMRYLTVPPSAISPKAEFQYFSLDKMGPCWEHISSTREVGVYVPDDDLPSVELELQVVL